The following proteins come from a genomic window of Halictus rubicundus isolate RS-2024b chromosome 8, iyHalRubi1_principal, whole genome shotgun sequence:
- the Maf1 gene encoding repressor of RNA polymerase III transcription Maf1: MKLLESTRFEAINSALSIKTGDSKIIGRIESYSCKMAGNDKQLYKRFNAEQGFTPHDLQALSPPQTSLGTSPAQSRSVSGDEDGPLCDTISRKTLFYLIATLNSAFHPDYDFSDAKSHEFSKEPSLTWVMNAVDSNLSATAGDHYRTLRTALWAAIDDEISLNECDIYSYNPDFVSDPFGEDGCLWSFNYFFYNKKMKRIVFFTCRAINPLYVLDSGVGSDFAMDEDEDRY; this comes from the exons ATGAAGCTGTTGGAGAGTACACGCTTTGAAGCGATCAACAGTGCCTTGTCCATCAAGACCGGAGACAGCAAAATAATAGGCCG AATAGAGAGCTACTCTTGCAAAATGGCTGGGAATGACAAACAACTGTACAAACGTTTCAACGCAGAACAAGGATTTACTCCGCACGATCTTCAAGCTTTATCACCACCTCAAACATCTTTGGGAACGTCACCTGCTCAAAG CCGTAGCGTATCTGGTGATGAAGACGGCCCACTATGCGACACAATCAGTAGAAAAACGTTGTTCTATTTGATTGCCACTTTGAATTCAGCTTTTCATCCGGATTATGATTTCTCTGATGCTAAGAGTCACGAGTTTAGCAAGGAACCAAGCTTGACATGGGTGATGAACGCGGTAGACAGTAATTTGAGCGCGACCGCGGGCGATCATTATCGCACACTTAGGACGGCGCTTTGGGCGGCCATCGATGATGAGATATCATTAAACGAATGTGATATTTATAg TTATAATCCAGACTTTGTATCCGATCCATTTGGAGAAGATGGATGCTTGTggtcttttaattatttcttctaCAATAAGAAAATGAAACGCATTGTGTTTTTCACATGCAGAGCAATAAA TCCTCTCTACGTACTAGATTCTGGAGTTGGCAGTGATTTTGCCATGGACGAAGACGAAGATAGATACTAA
- the Cyld gene encoding ubiquitin carboxyl-terminal hydrolase CYLD, with protein sequence MEKRNISNKDDRQVFQHYVAKQNTILARISGECDTNVNTLRLGMLAESVEDLGDSLLRVRVTDTAGSEVWRGTEWRCHRFDLIPVSTEVWKFLPAVTVPEERVRLANHKQLCKELMSLMIDSKVWYCPDPQGYNKYLAVIKYIGPVPQLGPGHYFGLDLLEGKESSKTALLSKEYFVSTHSEGRFATLSHIFPLKPEGPTGLGNADKNPFLKTNIGNNHTNEKKKSVLDSIPPVLLERFTIYDDNKNNNRDQRSMSKEYLQSTKSLSLENDSNVTKNTNVHSYTQSGSTPEKNENKKFGRMENSDLIVGSNVKVLLDSDVHYGVIRWIGTPTGITPGKLMAAVELDNSHPSGTDGTYKDVRYFHCRPYKAVFKDLDQCSRYDAMVVKTDDPVSPINMNNFGNMESSVIIGMVRPISVEGNLESICGKYRGIQGHHNSCYLDATLFSMFTFTSVFDNLLFRPPNEKDCPQYEEVQRVLREEIVNPLRKNVFVRADHVMKLRTLLEKLSSVSGLTSEEKDPEEFLTSLVAQILNAEPFLKLSSGQDAYHYQLFVEKDDHLNLPTVQQLLEQSFLTSNIRLKEVPSCLIIQMPRFGKSFKMYPKIQPTLLLDVTDIIEDSPRQCTVCGKLAEFECKECYGQCGVGLESIAFCMQCLDKVHRHERRTNHEPKKLVVPMEFAILQEHCPVPRLYLELSAVVCIETSHYVCFVKCGSGSEAPWCFFDSMADRKGEQNGYNIPEMVPCPDFPYWLSEEGGNYLTELTDDRHLPGHAKRLLCDAYMCMYQSPDVMMYK encoded by the exons ATGGAGAAACGAAACATCTCCAATAAGGATGACCGCCAGGTCTTCCAGCATTATGTTGCCAAACAAAACACTATTCTGGCCCGTATATCTGGAGAATGTGATACAAATGTCAATACATTGCGTCTTGGCATGCTCGCGGAGTCGGTCGAGGATTTGGGTGACAGTCTTCTCAGAGTACGAGTAACAGACACGGCAGGATCAGAAGTCTGGCGTGGCACAGAATGGCGATGTCACAGGTTCGATTTAATCCCTGTGTCAACAGAGGTATGGAAGTTTCTTCCAGCGGTAACCGTGCCTGAAGAAAGGGTTCGTTTGGCTAATCACAAACAACTGTGCAAGGAACTGATGAGTCTAATGATAGACAGTAAGGTTTGGTACTGTCCTGATCCTCAAGGATACAACAAGTATCTGGCTGTAATCAAATACATTGGGCCTGTGCCACAACTTGGTCCAGGACATTACTTTGGTCTAGATTTACTG GAAGGAAAAGAATCGTCCAAGACAGCTTTGCTAAGCAAAGAGTACTTTGTATCTACTCATTCGGAAGGAAGGTTCGCCACATTAAGCCACATTTTTCCATTGAAGCCAGAGGGTCCTACTGGCCTTGGAAATGCAGATAAAA ATCCTTTTCTGAAAACAAATATAGGAAACAATCACACGAACGAGAAGAAAAAATCTGTGTTGGATTCTATACCGCCTGTTCTTTTGGAGAGGTTCACTATCTATGACGATAACAAAAACAATAACAGAGATCAACGATCTATGTCAAAGGAATACCTTCAGTCAACGAAATCATTGTCACTTGAGAACGATAGTAATGTAACTAAAAACACAAATGTCCATTCGTACACGCAATCTG GCAGCACaccagaaaaaaatgaaaataaaaagttcGGACGAATGGAAAACTCAGATTTAATCGTTGGTTCCAATGTAAAAGTGCTTCTGGACTCCGATGTGCACTATGGTGTCATTCGTTGGATCGGAACGCCGACCGGTATCACTCCTGGTAAATTAATGGCAGCTGTAGAACTG GATAACAGTCATCCTTCTGGAACTGATGGAACATATAAAGACGTTAGATATTTCCATTGTCGGCCTTACAAGGCCGTTTTCAAAGACCTCGACCAATGTTCTCGTTATGATGCAATGGTT GTGAAAACCGACGACCCAGTGTCGCCAATAAACATGAACAATTTTGGAAATATGGAGAGTTCTGTGATAATTGGAATGGTGCGACCAATTTCCGTTGAAGGAAATCTGGAAAGCATTTGTGGGAAGTATAGAGGAATTCAAGGCCATCACAATTCCTGTTACTTGGACGCCACCCTTTTCAGCATGTTTACATTCACTAGTGTTTTTGATAATCTTCTATTTAG ACCGCCCAATGAAAAAGACTGTCCGCAATACGAGGAGGTACAAAGAGTACTGCGCGAGGAAATAGTAAACCCGCTCAGAAAGAACGTGTTTGTTAGAGCGGATCACGTGATGAAACTTCGGACATTGCTCGAGAAACTTTCGTCGGTGTCTGGGTTAACCAGCGAGGAAAAAG ATCCTGAGGAGTTTTTAACTTCTCTAGTCGCCCAAATTTTGAACGCCGAGCCGTTTCTCAAATTAAGTTCCGGCCAGGATGCGTATCATTATCAACTGTTCGTCGAAAAAGACGACCATTTGAACCTGCCGACGGTACAGCAATTACTAGAACAAAGTTTCTTAACAAGCAACATTCGGTTGAAAGAAGTGCCATCATGTCTTATCATTCAAATGCCTCGATTCGGAAAATCGTTTAAAATGTACCCAAAAATCCAGCCGACGCTCTTGCTGGATGTAACAGACATAATCGAAGATT CTCCTAGACAGTGCACAGTTTGTGGCAAACTGGCAGAATTCGAGTGCAAGGAATGTTACGGGCAGTGCGGCGTTGGACTGGAGAGTATTGCTTTTTGTATGCAATGTTTGGACAAG GTGCACCGACACGAACGACGGACGAATCATGAGCCGAAGAAGCTTGTAGTGCCAATGGAATTTGCTATTCTGCAAGAGCATTGTCCTGTTCCAAGATTGTACCTGGAATTATCTGCAGTAGTCTGCATCGAAACGTCCCATTACGTTTGCTTTGTAAAATGTGGTTCTGGGTCGGAAGCACCATGGTGTTTCTTCGATTCTATGGCTGACAGGAAAG GAGAACAAAATGGCTACAACATACCTGAAATGGTTCCGTGCCCAGACTTCCCTTATTGGCTGAGCGAAGAAGGCGGAAACTACTTGACTGAATTAACGGACGATCGTCACTTACCTGGGCACGCGAAACGACTTTTGTGCGACGCCTATATGTGCATGTATCAGTCTCCAGACGTTATGATGTACAAATAA
- the LOC143356439 gene encoding nuclear pore complex protein Nup93, with protein sequence MNDFVHIDMLNADSSRVSGDPGFSELLRSAEQLSAAVEGTEELPQVERNLRQILEASNELWSRVTQTGTQDNQVQAHLLLGSRGVDLPQISQKLSSLSARRTFEPLDPIADTDVVSYLRNEKENAILSIIEQVHKDTFELTRVQQMEHMLGEWKQMRFEIINAMTAPSGELVDLRGTPQRTKLAGSMVSGLSNVEVAYVKELQNYNDHVLRGITRPSLFNSFCKAAESFDDKKIVDLWKMVKYMVEIPPIPREDQIKSRSTAIVEKKIVLQARKYLENRYRDFITSVISENLAQAKRGGIPGTVPLVKSFVSVKVQNLRDLEDVMVEGKPLWPLVYYCMRVGDYKAALQCLSQCNTDYPEFKVALEETCNDPERYPSSYAESNLKLHYRKHVRSVTDPYKKVAYCALVPCEPDDLHSDVICTADDYLWLKLCQVRDQPDAENKLTLDYLQTTISENYGESYYHAHEQPFVYFSMLFLTGQFEAAIEFLARGAEARHLPHAVHLAAAMHEHNLLGVSQSVLAPLLSVDPADKPPAKRLNFARLILLYIKRFDSTDPKECLHYLFLLRNMKDPHDRNMFAASAAEMVVDASPANRTQLVGKIDKDRWVPGLLDQFQINTQDVINISADTLYRKGLLEDAVTMYDLASNHEKVLSLLCTLLAQVVSQRCSALRSRLQVTANDISTRYQSMEVQAPSELVSAFHTLKHLMVFFDQFHNEQYQSALRTIAESKLLPLHIKEVDERVNALRRVSPEVAGTLADVLLATMTILYRQYQKLRAGEPGDEEARKQQLLDLREQARALTSFAGTLPYRMPNETNSKLVQMEILMC encoded by the exons ATGAACGATTTTGTACACATCGATATGTTGAATGCGGATTCTTCGCGAGTGTCAGGCGATCCTGGCTTCAGTGAGTTGTTACGATCGGCGGAACAATTGTCCGCTGCTGTTGAAGGTACCGAGGAACTTCCCCAGGTCGAAAGAAACCTTCGACAAATACTAGAAGCTTCAAATGAACTCTGGTCCCGTGTCACGCAGACCGGCACCCAGGATAATCAAGTTCAGGC GCACCTCCTGCTCGGATCACGAGGTGTTGATTTACCTCAGATATCGCAAAAGTTGAGTTCTCTTAGTGCCAGACGTACCTTTGAACCTTTAGATCCTATTGCGGACACTGACGTAGTCAGTTATCTTAGAAATGAAAAGGAGAATGCTATTTTGTCGATCATTGAGCAAGTTCATAAAGAt ACATTCGAGCTCACCAGAGTTCAGCAAATGGAGCACATGCTCGGTGAATGGAAGCAAATGCGATTTGAGATAATTAACGCTATGACAGCTCCGTCCGGGGAGTTGGTAGATCTACGAGGTACACCTCAGCGGACTAAGCTAGCTGGATCCATGGTCAGTGGTTTATCGAACGTAGAAGTTGCTTATGTCAAAGAACTACAGAATTACAATGATCATGTGCTTAGAGGAATAACTAGACCAAGCCTGTTCAATTCATTCTGCAAAGCTGCAGAATCATTCGACGATAAAAAGATTGTAGACCTCTGGAAAATGGTGAAGTATATGGTGGAAATTCCACCGATTCCCAGAGAGGATCAAATTAAATCCAGAAGCACAGCTATTGTCGAGAAAAAGATTGTACTGCAAGCCAGAAAATATTTGGAGAATAGATATCGAGATTTTATAACTTCGGTGATTAGCGAGAATTTGGCACAGGCCAAGAGAGGTGGCATTCCAGGCACTGTGCCACTAGTAAAAAGTTTCGTAAGCGTCAAGGTACAGAATCTGAGAGATCTAGAAGATGTTATGGTAGAAGGCAAACCACTCTGGCCTTTGGTTTATTATTGCATGAGAGTTGGCGACTACAAAGCTGCGCTACAATGCCTAAGCCAGTGCAACACGGACTATCCAGAGTTCAAAGTCGCTTTGGAAGAAACGTGCAATGACCCGGAAAGATATCCCAGTAGTTATGCAGAATCAAATCTGAAACTGCACTATAGGAAACATGTTCGATCGGTTACTGACCCGTATAAAAAAGTAGCGTACTGCGCGCTGGTTCCCTGCGAGCCTGACGACTTACATTCCGACGTGATTTGCACGGCAGACGATTATCTGTGGCTGAAATTGTGTCAAGTCAGGGATCAGCCAGACGCTGAAAATAAATTAACCTTGGATTACTTACAAACTACGATATCAGAGAATTATGGGGAATCCTATTACCACGCGCACGAGCAACCGTTCGTGTATTTCTCAATGCTGTTTCTGACTGGTCAGTTCGAAGCTGCGATAGAATTTCTAGCGAGAGGTGCAGAAGCAAGGCATCTGCCGCATGCGGTGCATTTAGCGGCTGCCATGCACGAGCACAACTTGTTGGGAGTTAGTCAGAGCGTGTTAGCGCCTCTGCTAAGCGTTGATCCTGCCGATAAACCGCCTGCAAAGAGATTAAACTTTGCTAGACTGATATTACTTTATATTAAGAGATTCGATTCCACGGATCCGAAAGAATGTCTACACTATTTATTCTTGTTAAG AAACATGAAGGACCCACACGACCGCAACATGTTCGCTGCTTCAGCGGCAGAAATGGTGGTCGACGCCTCACCGGCCAATAGAACTCAATTAGTTGGAAAGATAGACAAAGATCGTTGGGTGCCAGGACTTTTAGATCAATTCCAAATCAACACACAGGACGTAATAAACATAAGCGCGGATACATTGTACAGAAAAGGTCTTTTGGAAGATGCTGTAACGATGTATGATCTCGCTAGTAATCACGAGAAGGTTCTTAGTTTATTGTGCACACTTCTGGCTCAAGTGGTTAGCCAAAGGTGCTCTGCACTGCGATCTCGATTGCAAGTCACTGCTAATGACATAAGCACGAG GTACCAAAGCATGGAAGTGCAGGCACCATCTGAATTGGTCTCCGCATTTCATACTTTAAAGCATCTAATGGTATTCTTCGATCAGTTTCACAATGAACAGTATCAGAGCGCACTTAGG ACCATCGCGGAGTCTAAATTGTTACCTCTACACATAAAAGAAGTCGACGAGAGAGTGAATGCCCTGCGACGCGTGTCGCCAGAGGTGGCCGGCACGTTAGCAGATGTTCTTCTAGCAACTATGACGATACTCTATcgtcaatatcaaaaattacgAGCCGGTGAACCAGGGGATGAAGAAGCGAGGAAGCAACAGCTTCTTGATCTTCGAGAACAGGCTCGCGCGTTAACGAGTTTCGCTGGAACGCTTCCTTATCGTATGCCAAATGAGACCAACAGTAAACTTGTACAAATGGAGATACTTATGTGCTGA
- the LOC143356456 gene encoding ADP-ribosylation factor-like protein 2-binding protein has translation MSGEVIDGCLFTSEDENTEQSSKNVEDRLFDEIIGHIEDILLQDEFHGVQKKFLDQYWDVFEPIEENKLIYMDIFNEYNKTVETYIVNYLQKVIPHFNIEAFLQILKNKQNELEGEVFEVLSTFTDFMAFKEMFLDYRAVKEGKVEDLSSGISVTCLQTYARNNHSLR, from the exons ATGTCCGGCGAAGTAATAG acGGCTGCCTTTTTACAAGCGAGGATGAAAATACGGAACAGAGTTCGAAAAATGTGGAGGACAGGCTTTTTGATGAGATTATTGGtcatatagaggatattttgctACAAGACGAATTTCACGGTgttcaaaaaaaatttttggaccAATATTGGGACGTTTTTGAGCCGATAGaagaaaacaaattaatttacatGGACATCTTCAACGAATAC aaCAAAACTGTGGAAACTTACATTGTTAATTACCTGCAAAAAGTAATACCACATTTTAACATAGAAGCATTCCTGCAAATATTAAA AAATAAACAAAACGAATTGGAGGGTGAAGTTTTCGAAGTACTATCAACATTCACCGATTTTATGGCCTTCAAAGAAATGTTCCTTGATTACAGAGCC GTGAAGGAAGGCAAAGTCGAAGATCTAAGCTCTGGAATATCCGTTACATGTCTACAAACATATGCGAGAAACAATCATTCTCTAAGATAA
- the Nesd gene encoding SHC binding and spindle associated nessun dorma, whose amino-acid sequence MEIYTFDKSLQERLVELTEILSSRDEKVPASQIKAEWSYHIELVIEPVGWQALWKIPRLVCEDFQVHYPTIVVVEVEQVDFTDLSALVKIVAVQDEIHLPDKYDVPLIELHPTHKQENNALDMVGTVNCIDQLRFFYNYLWMPWDIDDDDNTDWVSVHLETRIRLFFDMKRGIVNKDTSDVIRSLIREGKEIQQRIARLEDTISEEEETHEEVDGGTACQLMKLHFRLQQIKTEMEVLENPAMREILVKNRKDSLNNQKLQRKESKERSIEGYFVWLGGTLEEMIEAISRTQACMPAELYFKISGSLQETLQVCDSGDIIAIGEGTHYIKSAGNLEEGGTIRGIGNVERTVLSVKDTETAPSLLDFSGNNVLLEGVTVDAGDLTAAVIVRAGTTRIVNCRISALGQSIVKLGVVVLPNAKLIIENSVLDGLGTAMVVYSNGDVYMDNCSFKNCIEGVQLYDNAKLAVNNCILGQFKEFALRLETQKYLNGSRSRFGGSELLDGISEISLRDCKFDGNGKGDVVLKLGTAFAPAKQDGTMKMET is encoded by the exons ATGGAGATATACACTTTTGACAAAAGTCTTCAAGAGAGGCTGGTTGAGTTAACTGAAATATTATCCAGCAGAGATGAGAAAGTACCAGCCTCTCAAATTAAAGCGGAATGGTCTTATCACATAGAGCTCGTAATAGAGCCTGTTGGTTGGCAAGCATTGTGGAAGATACCTCGTCTAGTATGTGAAGATTTCCAAGTCCATTATCCTACCATAGTGGTGGTCGAAGTGGAGCAAGTTGATTTCACCGATCTATCGGCACTGGTTAAGATTGTTGCTGTTCAAGATGAAATTCATCTGCCAGATAAATACGACGTGCCGCTCATAGAACTTCATCCGACTCATAAACAAGAGAATAACGCATTGGACATGGTGGGCACAGTCAACTGCATCGATCAACtgagatttttttataattatttatggaTGCCATGGGACATAGATGATGACGATAATACAGATTGGGTGTCCGTGCATCTAGAGACTAGAATTAGATTGTTTTTTGACATGAAGAGAGGCATTGTTAACAAAGACACCAGCGATGTGATTAGAAGCTTGATACGAGAGGGCAAAGAGATTCAGCAGAGGATAGCAAGGCTGGAGGACACCATTTCTGAAGAAGAAGAGACCCACGAAGAGGTAGATGGGGGAACGGCGTGTCAATTGATGAAGCTTCACTTCAGGCTGCAGCAAATCAAGACGGAGATGGAAGTCCTTGAGAATCCTGCTATGAGAGAGATCCTTGTGAAGAATAGAAAAGATTCCTTGAACAATCAGAAACTCCAGAGAAAAGAGAGCAAAGAAAGGAGCATCGAAGGGTACTTTGTATGGCTGGGTGGCACTCTGGAGGAAATGATAGAAGCTATAAGCAGAACCCAAGCCTGTATGCCCGCAGAATTATATTTTAA AATATCTGGGTCTTTGCAGGAGACTCTGCAGGTCTGCGATTCAGGGGACATAATCGCAATCGGAGAAGGAACTCATTACATCAAAAGCGCCGGGAATTTAGAAGAAGGGGGCACGATTAGGGGTATTGGTAACGTAGAGCGCACGGTTCTTTCCGTTAAAGACACCGAGACCGCGCCGTCTTTGCTCGACTTCTCCGGCAACAAT GTACTCTTAGAAGGTGTTACCGTAGACGCAGGAGATCTTACAGCTGCTGTGATAGTCCGAGCTGGAACCACGAGAATAGTTAATTGTCGAATATCCGCGTTGGGTCAAAGTATAGTTAAATTAGGCGTGGTAGTTTTGCCAAACGCGAAACTGATCATAGAGAATTCCGTACTGGACGGCCTCGGCACGGCCATGGTCGTTTACAGTAACGGAGATGTGTACATGGACAATTGcagttttaaaaattgcatcgaGGGTGTACAG CTGTATGACAATGCGAAACTGGCGGTAAATAATTGCATCTTAGGGCAATTCAAAGAGTTCGCGTTACGATTGGAAACGCAAAAGTATTTGAATGGGTCGAGAAGCAGATTCGGCGGTTCGGAATTGTTAGATGGAATATCCGAAATTTCGTTGAGGGATTGCAAATTCGACGGCAATGGCAAAGGGGACGTTGTTTTGAAACTAGGAACGGCATTCGCCCCGGCGAAACAAGACGGGACCATGAAAATGGAAACTTAA